The Amblyomma americanum isolate KBUSLIRL-KWMA chromosome 5, ASM5285725v1, whole genome shotgun sequence genome window below encodes:
- the LOC144134127 gene encoding uncharacterized protein LOC144134127, translated as MVTLCTALFIPDPVQYSKMLVLFASLFVAVFASNGNCNSGYVADTLLASSRRRASCDKAEQSCIGRLVCGMAFHGHRLDCRRELGGLTPGRCSVYCRQSLVSLASTEEGYAYIGCECGSDDFCSTLRLRLAPCWWNKPCPTSPATANATSGFQLPGGLTLISFSSSSPSATSLHLSKPLCSQLTQDCTSDPVCSVAWNYYRRFCQDVLDGVSQNCSTRCRNSVRVLVRMEKAHRLLDCACEGRGMGILCEKELSRIRRNCFRMDGVGPNHGGELPSAGVVLILAVLFQVVSSRSGR; from the coding sequence ATGGTGACACTTTGTACGGCCCTGTTTATCCCAGACCCTGTACAGTACAGCAAGATGCTAGTGCTGTTCGCCAGCCTTTTCGTGGCTGTGTTTGCGAGCAACGGGAACTGCAACAGCGGCTACGTCGCCGACACCCTGCTGGCGTCTTCCCGACGTCGCGCATCCTGCGATAAAGCCGAGCAGTCCTGCATCGGCCGGCTCGTGTGCGGCATGGCCTTCCACGGCCATCGTCTCGACTGCAGGCGAGAGCTGGGCGGCCTCACTCCAGGTCGCTGCTCGGTCTACTGCCGCCAGTCTCTCGTCTCTCTGGCGAGCACCGAGGAAGGCTACGCGTACATCGGTTGCGAATGTGGCAGCGACGATTTCTGCAGCACCCTCAGGCTGCGGCTGGCCCCTTGTTGGTGGAACAAACCGTGCCCAACATCACCTGCCACTGCCAATGCAACCAGTGGTTTCCAGTTGCCAGGAGGCTTGACGCTGATCTCGTTCTCATCCTCTTCGCCCTCAGCGACTTCACTGCATCTCTCCAAACCACTGTGTTCGCAGCTGACCCAAGACTGCACCTCGGATCCCGTGTGCTCGGTGGCGTGGAATTACTACCGGCGTTTCTGCCAGGATGTGCTGGACGGCGTCTCCCAGAACTGCTCGACTCGGTGTCGCAACAGCGTCCGCGTATTGGTGCGAATGGAGAAGGCTCACAGACTGCTGGACTGCGCGTGCGAAGGACGTGGCATGGGGATCTTGTGCGAAAAGGAACTGAGCAGGATACGCAGGAACTGCTTCCGAATGGACGGTGTAGGCCCGAACCACGGCGGTGAACTGCCGAGTGCTGGTGTAGTCTTGATTTTGGCTGTACTGTTCCAGGTTGTGTCCTCGAGGAGTGGCCGTTGA